The genomic DNA ATTAAATAGCCTGTTGTTGAGGTTGAAACCTCCGTAAGCAATATTTGTTCTTCCTGCTAATGATATTTTTGTAATGGCAACATTGAAGCTGTTTAGGAAATCACTCGATGTACGAGCATTATTATATATAACTATGTAATACTGGTTATTTCCCAAGATATCCGAAAACGCAAGAGCTGCTCCGCCGCTTGTCCCAAATATTGGATCCTGCGATACCTGACTTTGAGCGATGTCTAAAGAATAACCGCTTTTATATTTTTTGGATATCTTTGTTATATCTTTTTCAATTTTATGATGATTCCACAAATTGACTCGACTGAATTTCATATTTTGTTTATCAATCGATGTGGGAAATGTTGAGAAATTAGCAATTTTCATAATTTTGAAACTGAAATCTTCAAATGCCGCAAAGACTAACGAATTTTCATCTGACCAGACCGGATCCATCGCGGAAGTAGTAAAGTTTGTTACCCGAACTGCCTGATAATCCTTTAAATTATTTTTTGATTCATAAGTATTATCTACACTTTTCAGAGAAACGTTAGTCAGGTCATAATTATCATTACTCTTCGTTTCTTTTAGTAGCCAGATATTATTCATTCCGCCACGATCAGAAAAGAAAACAATTTTGCCGTCATTAGAATATTTGGGCGCGCGATCGTTAAAATTACCATATGTCAGATATCGTACATTCAGAGTTTGAATCTCAATCTTAAATAGATTATACTTTCCGTGGTCACCCGTCATTGTTCTGTCAGACGAAAATGCGATATATTTACTATCAGGAGACCACGAGGGATCCCTATCATCATAAACATCATTTGTCAATTTCAGAAGATTTTCAGTAGTTGTGTCATATACATATATATCATTAAATCCCATCCGTGAAAGGCCGGTAAATGCTATTCTCTCTCCGTCCGGAGACCAGGAAGGCGAGGAAATAGTAACCAATTCTTTGAAGGATATAGTCGGCAGAAGTTCTTTATTGTCCAAGTTCAGCCTATGAATAACGTCTGTCTCGCCGCTTTTGGTAACAAATGTGAGAATCCTATTATCATTGACATCAATTGAAGATCTGAAAAGGTGAAATGTTTCGAAATCACTGGTTTTTTCTCCAACGAGTATCTCTTCAGATTCCATTTTTGCTTTACTATCAAACGGTTTCTGATAAATCCCTGAATAACCTTTCTTATTACTTACATAAATTATGTTTTTTCTTCCGTCTTTGTCTGTATATACGGCGGGTTTAGAATTAAAGCCTTTCTGATCGACGATCGAAGATGCCATCTGGGGTTTGTCTTTATCCTCTAATAGGGGATAATACTTTTTCTTAAGAGAATATAGCCACTGCTTACTCAGTTCCGTATAGCTCACGCCCAATACGTATTCAGCTACTTGTGAAAACCTGGGATATACCCATATATTTTCCAATATAAGTAAGATTTTCTCATCGCCGTATCTTTCTGCGATAAACGAAAGTAAATTCTCACCCTCTTTGTACATCAAATAACTTCCGGCTATAGTATAAAGCCTTTCAACAGGAACGATATAATTGTTAAGCACGGCATCCCTGATAACCATTTCAGCCTGAGTATCCGAGTCACCGGACCAATATTCTGCTAAACCCTCTGAAAACCATAATGGAGGAAAACGTGGATTGAATATCTTATGATTTTTATTAACGCGATTGACCTTTCCATGCATAAATACATGATTAAGCTCGTGGCGAATTACCCTTTTGAATTGACTGATAGAGCCATCGCTCGGAATAACAACCCGTCCCTTGAAAAATTCGAAAAACCCTCCCACTCCTTCAGGCAGTAAGTTCGGGATTACATTAGTTTGCTGGAAATATAGATGAGAGCTGTAAAATATTAGCGGCACTTTATAATTAAGAGAATGATTATACCTATTCTTCAGGACATCGTAAGATTCTTCAGCATACTGCGCTCCTATGAGAGCAAGATCCTCCATTTCCGCATTATAATAAATATCGAAATGATCTGTTGACATTACCTGCCAATCAAATTCGGTATATTGTATTTTGTTTCTGCCGAATGAATGGTATTGAGCAAAAGCGGTTGCACTGCTCAGCATTAAAACGCAAAGAACGATGACCAAATTTATCTTATTAAAGTGAAATATCAAATTAATTCATTCGGATTATTTTAAATTCTTTAATTCTTCAACTAAAGTATAGGGGGTAATAGTTCCATTTTCTGATTCATTTATTTTATTATAAAGGAATTTTAATTTATCTTTGGTCCAAAATTTCTTATCCAAATCATCTGCAATAATATCTTTTACCCGTTCATTGAGCCTATGTTTTCTTCTTTCCGAAAGTCTGTTCTCCGATTTCAACCAATCTTCATGCTCATGAATTGCTTTCATTAAATCATCTATTCCTTCATTCTTAAGAGCGCTTGTCTTAATAATTAACGGTGTCCATGCATTTTCTTCTCTAAGTTGAAGCATCGCTTGAAGACCTGAATATGCTATATCTGCCCCATAATGGTCTGACTTGTTCAAAACAAAAATATCCGCGATTTCCATCAATCCAGCTTTCATAGCCTGAATTTCATCTCCTGAATCCGGGACTATGACAACTAAAGTAGTATCCGAAGCTTCAGCCACATCCAGTTCAGATTGTCCTACACCCACTGTTTCAATCATAATTACTTCTTTACCTGATGAATCGAGAATATCAACAACTTCATTAGTAGTTTTTGAAATGCCTCCGGTACTTCCACGGCTTGCCACACTTCTGAAAAAGACTTCTTTATTTAGACTTAACTCCTGAAGTCTCAGCCTATCGCCTAAAAGCGCACCGCCGGTAAATGGACTTGTGGGGTCCACTGCAACCACCCCTACACTTTTGCCATCTTCCCGGAACAATCTTGTTAAGTTATCGACAAGAGTGCTCTTTCCCGCTCCCGGAGGACCTGTGATGCCCAAACGATAAGCGCCTCCGGTATGCGAATACAGCTCTGCAAGTAACGAATCAGCTTCATCATTGTCATTTTCAACAATAGATATAGCCCTCGCAATTGCTCTGTTATCTCCGTTATATATCTCTTTTACTTTAAGCAGCATAGTAAGTATAAAAATACTCTGTATGAGAATGCGACGCAAGCCGAATTCAATACAATATTTCCTATATACGTTCGCCATTATTAGGATAAATAATTTTTGTGATTACTATTTCGAGTTATCCATCAGTAATGAGACAAAAATTTCAATATCGTTGGTGGGTAATTTACAGGCATAATTTTCGCAGACATAAGCCGTCGCAATGCCGCCGATTGGCCGCATAGACTTTATGATTTCCAAATTATCGCTAAGGAAATTGTCACTGTTCCTGGAATCAGCCAATAACACGACTTTATTAGGGATAAACATAGAGTGAAGTCTTCCTAAGAGTTTTTTCGTATCATCTCCTTCTGCTTCACCGGCAATTATAATCTGTTTTGGTTTAACCAAACTGAATTCGATGGCAGACAACATTTGAGGCAATGCATGCGGAGCCCGCTCAAGCGTTGAAGAAAAGTATTCGAAGGTTTTATCTGCTTTCTCGCGTAGTTCCTTTTTATCAAGCATCTGCGAGAGACGAAGTAGGTTCATCACCGCAATTGAATTTCCTGTTGGTTCCGCGCCGTCATAATCATCTCTCATTCGCACAATGAGATTTTGACTTCCTTCAGGAGTATCAAAAAACGCTCCATCCTTTGAATCGTAAAAAAGGTCAATTGTCCTGTCATTCAGTTCTGATGCTAACTCTAACCACTTGATATTGAATGATGCTTCATATAAATCAATTAGGGCGGCAGTCAACAACGCATAGTCGGACAAATTCCCCTCTATCCCCGCCTCACCGTCTCGATAACGTCTCAATAAGTTTTTTGTCTTTTGGTCATACATATTATCAATAATAAAATTAGCAGCATTTTCCGCAGCAGTCAGATACGTTTCTTCCCCATATATCTGATATGCTTTGGCTAAAGCGGAAATCATATATCCATTCCACGAGACGAGTATTTTATCGTCCAGATGAGGGTTTACTCTCTCCTCTCTTGCGAGGAAGAGCTTTTGGCGGGATTCTGTTAGCCTGTTGATTGTGCTTTTGAGGGAAAGTCCGAAATTATCCGCAGTTTCAATAAAATTATGGGAAACGAATAAAACGTTCTTATTTTCAAAGTCTCCATGTGGGTCTTGAAGGACATTACCATCCACCTTTACATTGTAATGATAGGAAAATAATTCGGCATCCTCTTCGCCTAAAACCTCATTTATATCAACGGAAGTCCAAGCATAAAATGCGCCTTCCACTTTTTCTTCAGGATGAGCCGCATCAGGAGCGCTTTCAGCGTCTTCCGCCGAATAAAACCCTCCGTTGGTGTCGGTCATACTTCTAAGAACATAATTAATCGCCTCTTTTGCCACAGATGAATAAACATCGTCTCCTGTCAGCTGATAGGCTTCTAAATAAGAAATTATTAACTGACCTTGATCGTATAGCATTTTTTCGAAATGCGGAACGTGCCAGCGTTCATCAGTAGAATAGCGATGAAAACCTCCTCCCAGGTGATCATGAATTCCACCCTCCGATATTTTCCTAAGAGTATGCAACGTCATATCTTTTGCAGATTCATTCCCTGTTCTTTCAGCGTATCTGAACATAAAACTAAATGTCGATGTCCGTGGGAATTTTGGCGCTTGCCCGAATCCCCCGTATTGAGCATCATAGGAGTTCTTAAAAATATCGAATGCGGCGTCAAGGAAAATGTGGTATGGCTGAGTTGAAGATTTATCAGTTGAAGCTCTTTTTGACAAAATCTCAAAAAGTTTATCTGCGCTTCGCGTTAATTGTCCCCTGTCTTCATTCCAAAGGTCATTGATTCTTGTCATGATGTCAATGAAACCAGGACGACCATATTGCGATTCCGGCGGTAAATAAGTCCCGCCCCAAAACGGTTTGAGGTCAGGCGTCATAAATATTGACATAGGCCAGCCTCCACTCCCTGTCATCATCTGTAATGCCTGCATATATATTCTATCAACATCAGGACGCTCTTCACGATCAACTTTTATCGAAATAAACATATCATTCATAATGGCAGCAATATCATCAACTTCAAAAACTTCTCTCTCCATAACGTGGCACCAATAGCAGGTAGAATATCCGATTGACAGAAATATCGGTTTGTTTTCTTTTCGCGCTTTTTCAAATGCCTCGTCACCCCAAGGATACCAATCAACAGGATTGAACGCATGTTGAAGCAGATATGGACTTTTTTCATTTATCAGTCTGTTAGGTGTATGTCCTTCATCCAACATTCGCTTAATGAACGTTTTTATGTTTCCCTCATAATCCTCTTTATCCACCGATAAATTTACTGGAATGTTTTTGACCGACATAAAACCCTGTCCTTTCTCACTGAAATTGTTTCCTGTTTCGCCTGAACAACTAATTAGTTGAAATGATAATAAAATATAAACTGATAAGAGATTTTTTCTCACGCGGGTTTTATTTCCACCTTCCTAACCGGCTAATTTAAGTCTATAATCTATATTGAAGATATGTTAATGTCAATTCAGTGGAACTGTTATTGAGATATTTTAATAAATGTTAGTTTATATATAAACTAACATTGTTAATTTACGACTATATCATCAGCGCATATTTCGCAACGACTATAAGCTGTTTTTAAAAATAATGTTTTTTTGAATATCTTCATAATTTAATAATATAATAGTTATCAACATTTTCATTCATATAGTTTATATCTAAACTATTATTACTTATCTCCGCTTATCATTCTCTCTATGCTTTTTACGAATGCCTCATACGTAAATGAATCATTAGCTTTTTTCTTACCTTCGGCTCCATATTGTTTGCGTAAACCTTCATTATCCGCTAATTCTAACATCGCAACGGAAAGTGAATAAGCATCACCGGCGGGAACGATAATTCCGGTAACATTATTGCTGACTAACTCAGGTAGTACATTTATATCGGTTGAAATAACAGGTTTACCTGCCGCCATATACTCCATTGCGATTCTGCATATCACTTCCGATGAAGTTGAGCTTATAACTCCCACATCTATCATTGTAATGGGGATTGACGGATGCGAATAAATACTTTTAAATATAACATTGTCAGAAATTCCTAACTCATTGGCGAGTGAAATTAGATCCGTTCTCTTAACCTGAGAATCCTCTCCGGAAATGAGAAATTTAAGGTCGCTATTTTTACTCAGAGCCATTGCAGCGGCTTTTAAAAAAATAGTATGCCCCTTCACCGGCGATAATCTGGCAATCAACCCAAAAGTAATAACATTATCATTTCCCTTTTCAGCTTCATTTTCAAAATGAAGATTAAATGCGTTCAGATCGAAAGGACCGATTGCCAACGCAAATTTATTACCGGGCAGTTTAAATGCTTCTGAGTATAGCTTTATTAAAGCGGTGCTCGATGCTATAAAACCGTCAGTCCATTTTGAGTAAATCTTTTTGCTAATAAAGTTCACTTTGGGTTTTCTGTCATCGCTCAGAGCTCTTATGATACGAATCGATGCACCCAATTTCTTTTTTACTCTGCTTGCCCAATAATGTGATTGCGCTCCATGGGGTATTATACATTTATAATCGCCTTTCTTAATTATCTCAAGTAAGGATTTTAGTTCAGTCAGATACTTTATAGGATTCGAAGGCTTCGGACTAAATCCTCCTACAGCATCCAAGCCCTCTTTTGAGGCAATCTTCATCGCCGGTTTATCTAAATCGCCAACGATTGCTGTGCGGTAGCCTCTCTCTTTCAATGCTTTTGTAGTATATACAGCAAAATGGGCGCTACCACTCCACCATCGATTGTCCACGATGTTCAAAACAGATATTTTATCTTCTTGTATCATCATTTCAAAGCCTATAAATTATGCCGCAAGTGAAATGATACAGTAGAGACTCAAATTATGCAAGTAAGTGGTTTTTCATTTGTTAGAAATGGAATTAAACTTGGATACCCGATAAAAGAAGCGATAGCATCCATTCTACCAATTTGTGATGAATTCGTAATCGCCATCGGTAAATCTGAGGATGATACGTTGGAACAGGTGCAATCCATTCAAGATTCCCGGATTAAAATCATAGAAACGGATTGGGATGAAAAACATTTTGTTCATGGTAAGGTCAATGCCGTGCAATCGAATATTGCGCTTAATGAATGCGAAGGCGATTGGTGCTTTTATGTTCAGGCAGATGAAGTTATTCACGAAAAGTATTTGCCCATAGTAATGGAACGGATGAAGAATCTTTTGGATAACGATGACGTTCAGGGATTATTGTTCGATTATCTTCATTTTTGGGGTTCATTCGATTATTTCCAAAAATCCCGTAGATGGTATCGCCGGGAAGTCAGAGTGATCCGCAATAATATTGGCATTGAATCATGGAAAAGCGCTCAGAGTTTTCGTTTAAACGGGGAAAAACTCCGCGTGGCACACTCAAACGCCTCTGTGTACCATTACGGATGGGTTAGACCGCCAAAAGTGATGAAAGATAAGCAAATAGCGCTTGATTCAGTCCACCACGATAAAGAATGGGTAAAAAAGAAACACGAAGGAACCGCAACATCATTTGACTATGGTGATCCCAGGTATTTAACACGCTTTACTGACTCGCATCCGAAAATTATGGAAGAACGAATTGCGCTTTATAACTGGGATTTTAACAGCGGCAATAAAGCCGGACATCCTCACGAAAAAATATTTGATAGAGCGCGGACTTTTCTTGAGGACAGGGTATTGCATTATAGGATTGGTGAATATAAGAACTATATTTTGCTTAGTAATAAGTAACTTAGCCTAATCTATCTAAATAAATCCTTTCAACTCTATCTCCCCAACTTTCTACCGAATAATATTCTTTTATCTTTATTCGAGCAGTATTACCCATCTTTTTGCGGAGATTAGCAGAGCCGATTAAAGTATTTAATTTTTCGATCCATTCTTTATCAGACTTTACCAAATACCCATTCTCTGCGTTTGTAATAACAGAAGCATTAGCCCCACGTCGGAAGCAATAACAGGTAATCCCGCTGCCATATATTGAATTATCTTAATAGCACATTTCCCTTTGCTCCATTCGTCATCTTTCAACGGCATTATTCCTATATCCATCTGATAGAGATGACTCTTATAGTCATTAATATCCCACTTTATATTGACTATATTAATTCCCTTTGTTTCATAAGGTTTATCTGATATTACTTTAAGTATTACTTCGGGGCTATTTGTAGATATTTCAATGAATACTTTTTGCAATTCCTCTAAATATACCTGGTTATTCGATTGACCTATCCAGCCGATAGTAATAACTTCTTTATCGTTTTTTCTTTGATAATCGTAATCTGAAAATTTTACTGTTGTTGGAACCACTCTGACATTATTGTTAAATTTTGTTGCGAATTTTGCGAAATGTTCATTACCGGCTATCACTGTTTTCGCGGATCTAAGTACATATTTTAGTCGCCTTACGGTTTTAGGAGAGCCATTGCCAATCGCAGATAATTTCTTTGAAAACGAATCTCTGGCGTAAAGCGCATCATTAAAATCGTAAATAATGTTTTTATTCAGACTTTTAATCATAAATAGAAACGGTCTTGAGAATAATTTTTTTTGTATATGCACAATTTTTACAGAAAGAACTTTTTTCAATATAGAAACGAATTTTTTAAATCGAATGTGTCTCGCATAAATCCATTCTGCTTTCCATCCGTTGTCATTTAAATAATTCACCCATTGCATGCGCGATATCGAGTGCTTGCGCCATCTCTCTTCATCTGAGTGATGATCTTTGATTATACGTTTCAATAAATGCTTCCTCTGTCCTTCTTAGCATTTTATCAAGAGAAAAGTTATTTTCCGCGTGTTCTTTCCCCCGAACAGAAAGAGATTCTCTTTTGTTTAAATCAGATTTTAGTTCTATAAACTTCTTAGCTAAAGCGCTTACATCGTTCAGCGGCACAAGTTCAATGACATCATCTCCTTCCTTTGCAATCTCATCGACACCCGGAATATCGGTCGCAAGTACAGGGGTTCCTTGTGCCAGCGCTTCAAGAATCAAATTGGGCATTCCTTCATACAATGATGGATGAACCAATAAATCCGCGTCAGTTAGGATATTAGGTACGTCCCACCGATGACTGATAAACTTGACTATTTCAGATAAACCTAAATTTTTCACTTCATTTCGTAATTCATTTTCTTCTTCACCATCACCAATAATCACAACCTGTGTATTATTTAACTCATCTTTAACGAGAGACAAAGCTTTGAGGAAAAAGTTTTGCCCCTTTTGGTCTGATAACCTTCCTATAATAACAGCCAGGAACGTTTTATCAGAAATAGACAATTCTTTCCGGAACAATCCCTTTTCAATTTTGTCTGGAATGGCAACGCCATTATTTATTACATGTATTCTATCACCATTAAGCCAGGGCAAAAGACCGAGTAAATGATTTTTCAATGCGGAGGATGGAGTAATAATCAGATCAACGAAATGCTCATAAACAATTTTAAACCTCCATCTATTCTTAATAAGAGCCAGTCCTTTTCTCATTATGACAGTAGGTCTTTGTCCAATAATATATGCTAATGACAGGAGTCGAAGATCCTTTTCTCTACCTACGCATATCAGATCTATCTTCTCCTTAGTTGCGATATTTCTCAATTTATAACTTACAAAAGGGTTAAAATCCGAAGTGAATTTGACAGTATAATATTTAAAGGATTTAATATTACTCATTTCAATGAATTTGCTACCGGGTCTTCCGCAGTAAATCACCTTATAACCATTATCAGATAGTCCATTCCCCACCTCGAACATCCATTTTTCAACCCCACCCCATTTATTCTTAGCGATTGAGCTGATGAACATTACGTTCTTTAATTTTAGATTGCTTGGCATTAAATGAGCATTTTTAACGCGGATATTACGTTTTCATAAGACGGGTTTAACGGCTCCACAACCTTATGAGGAGAATTGGTATAACCGTATCTGTTATAATTATCAACTTTAAAGAGCTGTACACACGGAATATTCATAGCCGCAGCTAGATGAAGAGGACCTGTATCCCCTGTGATAAAAAGTGTGCATTTTGATATTAAACCGATAAGCAGTCCCATCGGCGGTGAATCGAAGTTGAATATATTTTTAGTGCGGATTTTATAGATTTTTTCAACCAAATCAACCTCGTCAGGGCCGCTGAATATAAAGATTTTCATTCCTTTATTCTGTAGATGGGATATTAGTTTCAAATAATTTTCAATGTCCCACCTTTTATCGTATCGTCCACCGATATTTATGCCTATTATTTTATCTTCCTGATGTATCCCGAGTTTTTGAATCATTTCTTGCGCTTCTGCTATTTCCCCGGTAGTTGGAGTGAGTGAAGGGTAATTAACACGTTTTTTTTCTGATAGATAATCCGCAAGATATAAGAATTTCCGGGATTCGTGCGAGTTTTCATCCATTATCGGTACGGATAGATTTAGAAATGATGATGATTCTTTCCGGTCATATCCTACAAACGCTTTGGAACGGGCAGATGCGCCTAAAAGAATATTGTTTACAGACAATGATGTCATACTACCTGCATCAATTACAAGATCATATTCTGCTTTTTTTAGCCGTTTCCTGAACTTAAAATAGTAAAATGGATTTTTAGCAGCCCGCTTTTGGTAAAATGGAATTATCTCATCTACTTCTTTAATATGTGATAGTATTTCTCCATATTTATAACCTGTTATCAGATGTAACTCACAATCAGGATAGTCCTCTTTCAAAGCTTTTATCAGTGGAATTAT from Candidatus Neomarinimicrobiota bacterium includes the following:
- a CDS encoding glycosyltransferase family 4 protein; translation: MPSNLKLKNVMFISSIAKNKWGGVEKWMFEVGNGLSDNGYKVIYCGRPGSKFIEMSNIKSFKYYTVKFTSDFNPFVSYKLRNIATKEKIDLICVGREKDLRLLSLAYIIGQRPTVIMRKGLALIKNRWRFKIVYEHFVDLIITPSSALKNHLLGLLPWLNGDRIHVINNGVAIPDKIEKGLFRKELSISDKTFLAVIIGRLSDQKGQNFFLKALSLVKDELNNTQVVIIGDGEEENELRNEVKNLGLSEIVKFISHRWDVPNILTDADLLVHPSLYEGMPNLILEALAQGTPVLATDIPGVDEIAKEGDDVIELVPLNDVSALAKKFIELKSDLNKRESLSVRGKEHAENNFSLDKMLRRTEEAFIETYNQRSSLR
- the meaB gene encoding methylmalonyl Co-A mutase-associated GTPase MeaB, producing MLLKVKEIYNGDNRAIARAISIVENDNDEADSLLAELYSHTGGAYRLGITGPPGAGKSTLVDNLTRLFREDGKSVGVVAVDPTSPFTGGALLGDRLRLQELSLNKEVFFRSVASRGSTGGISKTTNEVVDILDSSGKEVIMIETVGVGQSELDVAEASDTTLVVIVPDSGDEIQAMKAGLMEIADIFVLNKSDHYGADIAYSGLQAMLQLREENAWTPLIIKTSALKNEGIDDLMKAIHEHEDWLKSENRLSERRKHRLNERVKDIIADDLDKKFWTKDKLKFLYNKINESENGTITPYTLVEELKNLK
- a CDS encoding PD40 domain-containing protein, which codes for MLSSATAFAQYHSFGRNKIQYTEFDWQVMSTDHFDIYYNAEMEDLALIGAQYAEESYDVLKNRYNHSLNYKVPLIFYSSHLYFQQTNVIPNLLPEGVGGFFEFFKGRVVIPSDGSISQFKRVIRHELNHVFMHGKVNRVNKNHKIFNPRFPPLWFSEGLAEYWSGDSDTQAEMVIRDAVLNNYIVPVERLYTIAGSYLMYKEGENLLSFIAERYGDEKILLILENIWVYPRFSQVAEYVLGVSYTELSKQWLYSLKKKYYPLLEDKDKPQMASSIVDQKGFNSKPAVYTDKDGRKNIIYVSNKKGYSGIYQKPFDSKAKMESEEILVGEKTSDFETFHLFRSSIDVNDNRILTFVTKSGETDVIHRLNLDNKELLPTISFKELVTISSPSWSPDGERIAFTGLSRMGFNDIYVYDTTTENLLKLTNDVYDDRDPSWSPDSKYIAFSSDRTMTGDHGKYNLFKIEIQTLNVRYLTYGNFNDRAPKYSNDGKIVFFSDRGGMNNIWLLKETKSNDNYDLTNVSLKSVDNTYESKNNLKDYQAVRVTNFTTSAMDPVWSDENSLVFAAFEDFSFKIMKIANFSTFPTSIDKQNMKFSRVNLWNHHKIEKDITKISKKYKSGYSLDIAQSQVSQDPIFGTSGGAALAFSDILGNNQYYIVIYNNARTSSDFLNSFNVAITKISLAGRTNIAYGGFNLNNRLFNLHEGFFDEKRIGGFLSVSYPLSFFQRIEASTSLSYSLKDRFDGDSREAWLAVNSVRYVKDNSLWGPSGPLDGQRISLSIAYTNDVRFSNLNYYSLVADYRKYYRLSNSTSFAVRFMYMHSEGNPDREIRRFYIGGSWTLRLYPRFRIWGTRAYVINNEYRFPFIDQMAVKFPFGTIGFRGIRGALFFDVGNVYNGELFRKEWEETKGSYGIGFRMRIGGFLVLRYDIGRRTSFRKWPDTIYKQFFFGWDF
- a CDS encoding thioredoxin domain-containing protein codes for the protein MLDEGHTPNRLINEKSPYLLQHAFNPVDWYPWGDEAFEKARKENKPIFLSIGYSTCYWCHVMEREVFEVDDIAAIMNDMFISIKVDREERPDVDRIYMQALQMMTGSGGWPMSIFMTPDLKPFWGGTYLPPESQYGRPGFIDIMTRINDLWNEDRGQLTRSADKLFEILSKRASTDKSSTQPYHIFLDAAFDIFKNSYDAQYGGFGQAPKFPRTSTFSFMFRYAERTGNESAKDMTLHTLRKISEGGIHDHLGGGFHRYSTDERWHVPHFEKMLYDQGQLIISYLEAYQLTGDDVYSSVAKEAINYVLRSMTDTNGGFYSAEDAESAPDAAHPEEKVEGAFYAWTSVDINEVLGEEDAELFSYHYNVKVDGNVLQDPHGDFENKNVLFVSHNFIETADNFGLSLKSTINRLTESRQKLFLAREERVNPHLDDKILVSWNGYMISALAKAYQIYGEETYLTAAENAANFIIDNMYDQKTKNLLRRYRDGEAGIEGNLSDYALLTAALIDLYEASFNIKWLELASELNDRTIDLFYDSKDGAFFDTPEGSQNLIVRMRDDYDGAEPTGNSIAVMNLLRLSQMLDKKELREKADKTFEYFSSTLERAPHALPQMLSAIEFSLVKPKQIIIAGEAEGDDTKKLLGRLHSMFIPNKVVLLADSRNSDNFLSDNLEIIKSMRPIGGIATAYVCENYACKLPTNDIEIFVSLLMDNSK
- a CDS encoding glycosyltransferase family 4 protein, whose product is MMIQEDKISVLNIVDNRWWSGSAHFAVYTTKALKERGYRTAIVGDLDKPAMKIASKEGLDAVGGFSPKPSNPIKYLTELKSLLEIIKKGDYKCIIPHGAQSHYWASRVKKKLGASIRIIRALSDDRKPKVNFISKKIYSKWTDGFIASSTALIKLYSEAFKLPGNKFALAIGPFDLNAFNLHFENEAEKGNDNVITFGLIARLSPVKGHTIFLKAAAMALSKNSDLKFLISGEDSQVKRTDLISLANELGISDNVIFKSIYSHPSIPITMIDVGVISSTSSEVICRIAMEYMAAGKPVISTDINVLPELVSNNVTGIIVPAGDAYSLSVAMLELADNEGLRKQYGAEGKKKANDSFTYEAFVKSIERMISGDK
- a CDS encoding glycosyltransferase, producing MQVSGFSFVRNGIKLGYPIKEAIASILPICDEFVIAIGKSEDDTLEQVQSIQDSRIKIIETDWDEKHFVHGKVNAVQSNIALNECEGDWCFYVQADEVIHEKYLPIVMERMKNLLDNDDVQGLLFDYLHFWGSFDYFQKSRRWYRREVRVIRNNIGIESWKSAQSFRLNGEKLRVAHSNASVYHYGWVRPPKVMKDKQIALDSVHHDKEWVKKKHEGTATSFDYGDPRYLTRFTDSHPKIMEERIALYNWDFNSGNKAGHPHEKIFDRARTFLEDRVLHYRIGEYKNYILLSNK
- a CDS encoding glycosyltransferase encodes the protein MKRIIKDHHSDEERWRKHSISRMQWVNYLNDNGWKAEWIYARHIRFKKFVSILKKVLSVKIVHIQKKLFSRPFLFMIKSLNKNIIYDFNDALYARDSFSKKLSAIGNGSPKTVRRLKYVLRSAKTVIAGNEHFAKFATKFNNNVRVVPTTVKFSDYDYQRKNDKEVITIGWIGQSNNQVYLEELQKVFIEISTNSPEVILKVISDKPYETKGINIVNIKWDINDYKSHLYQMDIGIMPLKDDEWSKGKCAIKIIQYMAAGLPVIASDVGLMLLLLQTQRMGIW
- a CDS encoding glycosyltransferase family 9 protein — protein: MFFKFLERKIKRGIIKILSAFSSPTKISLQDFRKLNIKKIAVVRQDNRIGNLIFIIPLIKALKEDYPDCELHLITGYKYGEILSHIKEVDEIIPFYQKRAAKNPFYYFKFRKRLKKAEYDLVIDAGSMTSLSVNNILLGASARSKAFVGYDRKESSSFLNLSVPIMDENSHESRKFLYLADYLSEKKRVNYPSLTPTTGEIAEAQEMIQKLGIHQEDKIIGINIGGRYDKRWDIENYLKLISHLQNKGMKIFIFSGPDEVDLVEKIYKIRTKNIFNFDSPPMGLLIGLISKCTLFITGDTGPLHLAAAMNIPCVQLFKVDNYNRYGYTNSPHKVVEPLNPSYENVISALKMLI